One part of the Rhodococcus oxybenzonivorans genome encodes these proteins:
- the hisS gene encoding histidine--tRNA ligase, whose product MSKASTFSAPKGVPDYVPPQSAEFVAVRDGLTRAARLAGYGHIELPIFEDTGLFARGVGESTDVVSKEMYTFADRGDRSVTLRPEGTAGVMRAVIEHGLDRGQLPVKLSYAGPFFRYERPQAGRYRQLQQVGVEAIGVDDPALDAEVIAVADAGFRGLGLEGFRLEITSLGDDTCRPQYRERLQEFLFRLPLDEETRRRAEINPLRVLDDKRKEVREMTADAPLMLDHLSDTAKAHFDEVLAHLDALGVPYVINPRMVRGLDYYTKTTFEFVHDGLGAQSGIGGGGRYDGLMAQLGGQPLSGIGFGLGVDRTVLALAAEGKTAGSTARCEVFGVPLGDEAKAKLVVIAQQLRAQGIRVDLAYGNRGVKGAMKAADRSGAALALVLGDRDIAEGTIGIKTLATGDQESISATDVVAHVGAILGA is encoded by the coding sequence GTGAGTAAAGCCAGCACCTTCTCCGCCCCCAAGGGCGTTCCCGACTACGTCCCGCCGCAGTCCGCCGAATTCGTCGCGGTCCGCGACGGGCTCACCCGCGCTGCGCGACTGGCCGGCTACGGGCACATCGAGCTTCCCATCTTCGAGGACACCGGACTGTTCGCGCGAGGTGTCGGTGAATCGACGGACGTCGTCAGCAAGGAGATGTACACCTTCGCGGACCGGGGTGATCGATCGGTGACCCTGCGCCCCGAGGGGACCGCGGGCGTGATGCGCGCTGTGATCGAGCACGGTCTCGACCGGGGCCAGTTGCCGGTCAAGTTGAGCTATGCCGGTCCGTTCTTCCGCTACGAGCGTCCCCAGGCGGGACGTTACCGACAGCTGCAGCAGGTCGGGGTCGAGGCCATCGGTGTCGACGACCCGGCCCTGGACGCCGAGGTCATCGCAGTTGCCGACGCCGGGTTCCGGGGTCTCGGGCTCGAGGGCTTCCGGCTGGAAATCACGTCACTCGGTGACGACACCTGCCGGCCCCAGTACCGGGAACGTCTGCAGGAGTTCCTCTTCCGCCTTCCTCTCGACGAGGAGACGCGTCGCCGCGCCGAGATCAACCCCCTGCGAGTTCTCGATGACAAGCGCAAGGAGGTGCGGGAGATGACCGCGGATGCGCCGCTCATGCTCGACCACCTCTCGGATACCGCGAAGGCGCATTTCGACGAGGTCCTTGCCCACCTCGACGCATTGGGCGTGCCGTATGTCATCAACCCGCGGATGGTTCGCGGCCTCGACTACTACACGAAGACCACGTTCGAGTTCGTGCACGACGGTCTCGGCGCGCAGTCGGGCATCGGCGGCGGCGGACGCTACGACGGCTTGATGGCGCAACTCGGCGGTCAGCCGTTGTCCGGCATCGGTTTCGGGCTCGGCGTCGACCGCACCGTCCTGGCGCTTGCTGCGGAGGGCAAGACGGCAGGGTCGACCGCCCGTTGCGAGGTATTCGGGGTTCCGCTGGGCGACGAGGCGAAGGCGAAACTGGTGGTGATCGCCCAGCAGTTGCGCGCGCAGGGCATTCGGGTCGATCTCGCCTACGGCAACCGTGGCGTGAAGGGCGCGATGAAGGCCGCGGACCGTTCCGGTGCCGCACTCGCACTCGTGCTGGGTGACCGCGATATCGCCGAGGGCACCATCGGGATCAAGACTTTGGCCACCGGTGACCAGGAATCGATCTCGGCGACCGATGTCGTCGCGCACGTCGGAGCGATCCTTGGCGCCTGA
- a CDS encoding MBL fold metallo-hydrolase has protein sequence MLVTGFPAGMFQTNCYILAQDDARECVVVDPGQDAAGPLIDFLAQSNLTPTAVLLTHGHLDHVWNAHEVCDKFGIPAYIHPEDRYMLSDPGRGIGPTMKPFIEGMDFVEPSEVIELSDGDRIEQAGISFVVDHTPGHTQGSVVFRTRVEQETGGVVLALTGDTLFQGSIGRSDLPGGNHEQLLQSIADKLLVLADDTAVLPGHGGSSSIGAERASNPFLVGLPGSK, from the coding sequence GTGCTCGTCACAGGATTTCCGGCCGGGATGTTCCAGACCAACTGCTACATCCTCGCCCAGGACGATGCCCGCGAGTGCGTCGTCGTCGACCCCGGTCAGGATGCTGCCGGCCCGCTGATCGACTTTCTCGCCCAGTCGAATCTCACACCGACGGCGGTGCTGCTCACACACGGTCACCTCGACCATGTCTGGAACGCTCATGAGGTGTGCGACAAGTTCGGCATCCCCGCGTACATCCATCCCGAGGACCGGTACATGTTGTCCGACCCCGGACGGGGCATCGGGCCGACGATGAAACCGTTCATCGAGGGGATGGATTTCGTGGAGCCGAGCGAGGTGATCGAACTGTCGGACGGCGATCGAATCGAGCAGGCGGGCATCTCGTTCGTCGTCGATCACACTCCGGGGCACACACAGGGTTCCGTGGTCTTCCGGACCCGGGTCGAGCAGGAGACCGGTGGGGTCGTGCTCGCACTCACCGGGGACACCCTCTTCCAGGGATCGATCGGGCGCAGTGACCTGCCCGGTGGCAACCACGAACAGTTGTTGCAGTCGATCGCCGACAAGCTTCTGGTCCTCGCCGACGACACGGCGGTGCTGCCCGGGCACGGCGGATCGAGTTCCATCGGGGCCGAGCGCGCATCCAACCCGTTCCTCGTTGGACTCCCGGGATCGAAGTAA
- a CDS encoding peptidylprolyl isomerase, which produces MPSNEQRREAAKRKLERQLERRANRARKRKQLTIAGSVLGVVLVVAAGAVVFALTNGDDDTTEASADSVSASPQSPGVMPAGRAEPLPEKVSCTYTPDGQPPARQVNPPRTEDIDTTVSEVSVSVETTQGNIGLTLDNADSPCTVNNFLSLASQNYFDNTPCHRLVTSEGLKVLQCGDPTGSGTGGPGYGFTNEFPTDQYPADDPSLQVPVTYPRGTIAMANSGRPGSNGSQFFLVYADSQLPPQYTAFGTIDETGLATIEKVAAAGDDASMQAGGGKPNLPIDIKSVRMD; this is translated from the coding sequence GTGCCGAGCAACGAGCAGCGCCGGGAAGCAGCGAAACGAAAGCTCGAGCGTCAACTCGAGCGCCGCGCGAACAGAGCACGCAAGCGCAAGCAGCTGACCATTGCCGGTTCGGTGCTGGGTGTAGTGCTCGTCGTGGCGGCCGGCGCAGTGGTCTTCGCCCTCACCAACGGTGACGACGACACGACCGAAGCCTCCGCCGACTCGGTGTCCGCCTCGCCCCAGTCGCCCGGTGTCATGCCCGCAGGACGCGCCGAGCCGCTCCCCGAGAAGGTGTCGTGCACCTACACCCCGGACGGTCAGCCGCCGGCCAGGCAGGTGAACCCGCCGCGCACCGAGGACATCGACACCACGGTCAGCGAGGTCAGCGTCAGCGTGGAGACCACCCAGGGCAATATCGGACTGACGCTGGACAACGCCGACTCCCCCTGCACGGTCAACAACTTCCTCAGCCTCGCGAGCCAGAACTACTTCGACAACACGCCGTGCCACCGGCTCGTCACTTCCGAAGGCCTCAAGGTGCTGCAGTGTGGTGACCCGACCGGTTCCGGTACCGGTGGACCCGGTTACGGCTTCACGAACGAATTCCCCACCGACCAGTACCCCGCCGACGATCCGTCGCTGCAGGTTCCCGTCACGTACCCGCGCGGAACCATCGCGATGGCCAACAGCGGCCGGCCCGGCAGCAACGGCAGCCAGTTCTTCCTCGTCTACGCCGATTCCCAGCTGCCTCCGCAGTACACCGCTTTCGGAACCATCGACGAGACCGGCCTCGCCACCATCGAGAAGGTCGCGGCCGCCGGTGACGATGCCTCGATGCAGGCGGGCGGCGGCAAGCCGAACCTGCCGATCGACATCAAGTCCGTCCGGATGGACTGA
- a CDS encoding peptidylprolyl isomerase has product MKRTSILVAGVGLAVLLAGCSDSSDSGGSATGTSSKASPTSAAAQSLDLSRFGTLPPVPVPVAPTVDCSYPAGRPPAKDVTAPSATGVSTAGTVAVNLTTSAGPIGLTLDRAEAPCTVNSFVSLAEQGYFDDTPCHRLTTEQGLQVLQCGDPSGVGTGGPGYGFDTEYPETAFAANDPALAEPVVYPRGTVAMANSGQPGSNGSQFFLVYADSVLPPNYTVFGSISEEGLATVEKVAADGDDGSMSAGGGKPNTPVQIETAKVG; this is encoded by the coding sequence ATGAAACGCACCTCGATTCTCGTCGCAGGCGTGGGCCTCGCGGTCCTCCTCGCCGGTTGTTCGGACTCGTCCGACTCGGGCGGTTCGGCAACCGGCACCTCCTCGAAGGCATCCCCCACGAGCGCCGCGGCGCAGTCGCTCGACCTCTCCCGATTCGGCACGTTGCCGCCGGTCCCGGTCCCCGTCGCGCCAACCGTCGATTGTTCGTACCCGGCGGGTCGACCACCCGCCAAGGACGTCACCGCCCCGTCCGCCACCGGTGTGTCCACCGCAGGCACCGTCGCGGTGAACCTCACCACCAGCGCCGGCCCCATCGGACTGACCCTCGATCGGGCCGAGGCACCGTGCACGGTGAACAGCTTCGTGAGCCTCGCCGAGCAGGGATACTTCGACGACACTCCATGCCATCGCTTGACGACGGAACAAGGCTTGCAGGTCCTGCAATGTGGTGATCCGAGCGGCGTCGGCACGGGTGGTCCCGGCTACGGGTTCGACACCGAATATCCCGAAACGGCGTTCGCGGCGAACGATCCGGCGCTGGCCGAGCCGGTGGTCTACCCCCGCGGCACTGTCGCGATGGCGAACAGCGGACAGCCGGGTAGCAACGGCAGCCAGTTCTTCCTCGTCTACGCCGACTCGGTGCTCCCGCCCAATTACACCGTGTTCGGTTCGATCTCCGAGGAGGGCCTCGCAACGGTCGAGAAGGTGGCGGCCGACGGCGACGACGGCTCCATGTCCGCGGGCGGCGGCAAGCCGAACACCCCGGTTCAGATCGAGACGGCAAAGGTCGGCTGA
- a CDS encoding RelA/SpoT family protein, producing the protein MTSNLDRSQNAKSPSSAQSDAESPVADPASGNSRGAQGFAVPASASRRVRARLARRITGQRNATIRPVLEPLVSLHRELYPKADLALLQRAYDVAEEKHASQKRKSGDPYITHPLAVASILAELGMDTTTLVAALLHDTVEDTGYSLAQLTEEFGDEVAHLVDGVTKLDKVVLGNAAEGETIRKMIIAMARDPRVLVIKVADRLHNMRTMRFLPPEKQARKARETLEVIAPLAHRLGMATVKWELEDLSFAILHPKKYDEIVRLVADRAPSRDTYLAKVRAEINATLTASRINAVVEGRPKHYWSIYQKMIVKGRDFDDIHDLVGVRILCDEVRDCYAAVGVVHSLWQPMAGRFKDYIAQPRYGVYQSLHTTVVGPEGKPLEVQIRTHDMHRTAEFGIAAHWRYKETKGKHSGDVAEVDDMAWMRQLLDWQREAADPGEFLESLRYDLAVKEIFVFTPKGDVVTLPAGSTPVDFAYAVHTEVGHRCIGARVNGRLVALERTLDNGEVVEVFTSKAVNAGPSRDWQSFVVSPRAKTKIRQWFAKERREEALENGKDAIAKEVRRVGLPLQRLMNAESMAAIAHELHYTDVSMLYTAVGESHVSAQHVVQRLVAHLGGVGDVEEELAERATPSTMPMRPRSTGDAGVLVPGAEGTVAKLAKCCTPVPGDEIMGFVTRGGAVSVHRTDCTNAGSLQEQSERIIEVQWAPSPSSVFLVAIQIEALDRHRLLSDVTKALADEKVNILSASVTTSGDRVAISKFTFEMGDPKHLGHVLNVVRNVEGVYDVYRVTSAA; encoded by the coding sequence ATGACTTCGAATCTCGATCGGTCGCAGAACGCGAAATCCCCTTCGTCTGCACAGTCCGATGCCGAGTCACCTGTAGCGGATCCCGCTTCCGGCAACAGCCGCGGAGCGCAGGGATTCGCCGTTCCGGCGTCTGCATCGCGCCGGGTACGAGCGCGACTCGCCAGGCGTATCACGGGGCAACGGAACGCGACCATCCGGCCGGTTCTCGAGCCCCTCGTCAGTCTGCATCGCGAGCTCTATCCCAAGGCCGATCTGGCCCTCCTCCAGCGCGCGTACGACGTCGCCGAGGAAAAGCACGCCAGTCAGAAGCGCAAATCCGGTGATCCGTACATCACCCATCCACTCGCCGTCGCGAGCATCCTCGCCGAGCTCGGCATGGATACGACAACTCTGGTCGCGGCGTTGCTGCACGACACCGTCGAGGACACCGGGTATTCGCTCGCTCAGCTGACCGAGGAGTTCGGCGACGAAGTGGCGCACCTCGTCGACGGCGTCACCAAACTCGACAAGGTCGTTCTGGGTAACGCGGCCGAGGGCGAAACCATCCGCAAGATGATCATCGCGATGGCGCGCGACCCCCGCGTACTGGTGATCAAGGTGGCGGACCGCCTGCACAACATGCGGACCATGCGGTTCCTGCCGCCCGAGAAGCAGGCCCGCAAGGCACGTGAGACTCTCGAGGTGATTGCCCCGCTGGCGCACCGGCTGGGAATGGCGACCGTCAAGTGGGAGCTCGAGGACCTGTCGTTCGCGATTTTGCATCCCAAGAAGTACGACGAGATTGTGCGGCTGGTCGCCGACCGGGCGCCGTCGCGGGATACGTACCTCGCCAAGGTTCGCGCGGAGATCAACGCCACCCTGACGGCGTCGCGCATCAACGCGGTGGTCGAAGGCCGACCCAAGCACTACTGGTCGATCTATCAGAAGATGATCGTCAAGGGGCGCGACTTCGACGACATCCACGACCTGGTCGGTGTGCGGATCCTCTGCGACGAGGTCCGCGACTGCTATGCGGCAGTCGGTGTGGTGCATTCGTTGTGGCAGCCTATGGCAGGCCGGTTCAAGGACTACATCGCGCAACCCCGCTACGGCGTCTACCAGTCGCTGCACACCACCGTGGTCGGACCCGAGGGCAAGCCACTCGAGGTGCAGATCCGCACCCACGACATGCACCGGACCGCCGAATTCGGGATCGCAGCGCACTGGCGGTACAAGGAGACCAAGGGCAAGCATTCCGGCGACGTCGCCGAGGTCGACGACATGGCGTGGATGCGGCAGCTCCTCGACTGGCAGCGTGAGGCCGCCGATCCGGGCGAGTTCCTCGAGTCTCTCCGCTACGACCTTGCGGTCAAGGAGATCTTCGTGTTCACCCCGAAGGGGGACGTGGTCACGTTGCCCGCAGGGTCGACGCCCGTCGACTTCGCCTACGCCGTCCATACCGAGGTCGGGCATCGCTGTATCGGCGCCCGGGTCAACGGGCGGCTGGTCGCGCTCGAGCGCACCCTCGACAACGGAGAAGTGGTGGAGGTCTTCACCTCCAAGGCGGTCAATGCGGGCCCCAGCCGCGACTGGCAGTCGTTCGTTGTGTCCCCTCGGGCGAAGACGAAGATTCGGCAGTGGTTCGCCAAGGAGCGCCGGGAGGAGGCGCTCGAGAACGGTAAGGACGCGATCGCGAAGGAAGTGCGACGCGTCGGTCTCCCGCTGCAGCGACTGATGAACGCCGAATCGATGGCAGCTATCGCACACGAACTCCACTACACGGACGTGTCGATGCTGTACACCGCGGTCGGGGAGAGCCACGTGTCTGCGCAGCATGTGGTGCAGCGACTGGTGGCCCACCTCGGTGGTGTCGGAGACGTGGAGGAGGAGCTGGCCGAGCGGGCCACGCCGTCCACCATGCCGATGCGCCCGCGCAGTACCGGCGACGCCGGTGTCCTGGTTCCGGGAGCGGAAGGAACCGTCGCGAAGCTCGCCAAATGCTGTACCCCGGTTCCGGGCGACGAGATCATGGGCTTCGTCACCCGGGGCGGCGCGGTCAGCGTGCACCGGACCGACTGCACCAACGCCGGGTCTCTCCAGGAGCAGTCCGAGCGCATCATCGAGGTCCAGTGGGCGCCGTCACCGTCCTCGGTATTCCTCGTTGCCATCCAGATCGAGGCCCTCGATCGGCACCGGCTGCTCTCCGACGTCACCAAGGCACTCGCAGACGAGAAGGTGAACATCCTGTCGGCGTCGGTGACGACGTCGGGTGACCGGGTGGCCATCAGCAAATTCACCTTCGAGATGGGCGACCCGAAGCATCTCGGCCACGTGCTGAACGTCGTCCGGAACGTGGAGGGCGTCTACGACGTCTACCGGGTGACCTCCGCCGCCTGA
- a CDS encoding adenine phosphoribosyltransferase: MTDTSSAHDVVTRLTRWADDFPEPGVRFADLTPVFSDATGFRVVVDALAACAPDAEVIAAVDARGFLLGGGVARELGSGVVAVRKAGKLPPPVLAQSYTLEYGTATLEIPADSLGLDGRSVLVVDDVLATGGTIEATARLLESAGAVVIGVAVVLEIAALGGRTRLGKYPLTSLVTV, from the coding sequence GTGACCGACACTTCTTCCGCACATGACGTCGTCACCCGGCTCACCCGGTGGGCGGACGACTTTCCCGAGCCTGGGGTGCGGTTCGCGGACCTCACGCCCGTCTTCTCCGATGCCACCGGATTCCGCGTCGTGGTCGATGCGCTGGCCGCATGCGCGCCGGATGCGGAGGTGATCGCCGCCGTCGACGCGCGAGGATTTCTTCTCGGTGGCGGGGTCGCACGGGAGCTCGGCTCCGGCGTGGTGGCGGTGCGTAAGGCAGGCAAGCTTCCGCCGCCGGTGCTCGCACAGTCGTACACCCTCGAATACGGTACGGCGACGCTCGAAATCCCTGCCGACTCCCTCGGATTGGACGGCCGCTCGGTGCTTGTCGTCGACGATGTCCTGGCCACCGGTGGGACGATCGAGGCCACCGCTCGCCTCCTCGAATCGGCAGGTGCCGTAGTGATCGGTGTGGCGGTGGTTCTCGAGATCGCGGCGCTCGGTGGCAGGACGCGGCTCGGAAAGTACCCGCTCACGTCCCTCGTCACGGTCTGA
- a CDS encoding ABC transporter substrate-binding protein, which translates to MRASARVRTRHHRAAAVSGAGLLATVVLAGTLVGCSDEGEQIPSIGYAIDSTVTTYNAGTVAGSVSGARQAFARVLPGFSYTGPEGGPVADTDIGTANAVPGDALTVQYKLNPNSVYSDGVPMSCDDLVLTWAANSGRFTRPGEATVPLFDAASTAGYSDIDRVDCQTGAKEATVTFKAGRNFTDWRSLFGATSMMPAHVVARAAGVPDLVAAVQNSDNEALARIADFWNDGWTMTPGELDLALFPASGPYKVESFSADEGLVLVENDRWWGNRPATSRIVVWPKASDLAVRIADESVEVVDVATGSVPDIELGGFDVTDVPSRSVEQFVLATSGLFETPAGRRAFASCLPREELAAQFGTAAEDGAAAASVDTRFTAPDSLVYESVAATAGGRYETPDTTAATAALAETDNTAATVRIGYLGPDPRRAAIVAAVAAACAPAGITVQDAGSEEFTPSMLRDGQVDALLAGTASAPGAAGTAAPTTAMYALRGGSRNNFGDYANGRVDQIVDQLAVDSSTATQLSLSTEAENILWSEVPTVPLFNQPRTVGFATGLEAGAVNPTRSGAGWNMDRWVLRR; encoded by the coding sequence ATGCGCGCATCGGCCCGAGTTCGAACCCGACACCACCGCGCTGCGGCGGTGTCGGGCGCCGGTCTGCTCGCCACCGTCGTGCTCGCGGGCACGCTCGTCGGATGCTCCGACGAGGGGGAGCAGATCCCGTCCATCGGGTACGCGATCGACAGCACCGTCACCACCTACAACGCCGGGACCGTGGCCGGCTCGGTGTCGGGGGCACGGCAGGCGTTCGCCCGCGTGCTTCCCGGATTCAGCTATACCGGGCCGGAGGGTGGGCCAGTGGCCGACACCGACATCGGCACGGCCAACGCCGTGCCGGGGGACGCGCTGACGGTGCAGTACAAGCTGAACCCCAATTCGGTGTATTCCGACGGAGTTCCGATGTCCTGCGATGATCTCGTGCTCACCTGGGCAGCGAACAGCGGGCGGTTCACCCGACCCGGCGAGGCAACGGTTCCGCTGTTCGATGCGGCCAGTACCGCCGGCTACTCGGACATCGACCGTGTCGACTGCCAGACCGGGGCAAAGGAAGCCACGGTGACCTTCAAGGCGGGGCGAAACTTCACGGATTGGCGGTCGCTGTTCGGGGCGACGTCGATGATGCCCGCCCATGTGGTCGCCCGCGCCGCCGGTGTTCCCGACCTTGTTGCCGCCGTTCAGAATTCGGACAACGAGGCGCTCGCCCGGATCGCAGACTTCTGGAACGACGGATGGACGATGACGCCCGGCGAACTCGATCTCGCCCTCTTCCCCGCGTCCGGTCCTTACAAGGTCGAATCGTTTTCCGCGGACGAAGGTCTGGTGCTGGTGGAGAACGACCGCTGGTGGGGCAATCGTCCCGCCACCTCCCGAATCGTCGTGTGGCCCAAAGCGAGCGATCTGGCGGTGCGCATCGCAGACGAGTCCGTCGAGGTGGTCGACGTGGCCACGGGATCGGTCCCGGACATCGAACTCGGCGGCTTCGACGTGACAGACGTGCCCTCGCGCAGCGTCGAGCAGTTCGTGCTGGCCACGTCGGGGCTGTTCGAGACCCCGGCCGGGCGCCGCGCCTTCGCCTCCTGCCTGCCCCGCGAGGAGTTGGCCGCGCAATTCGGAACGGCCGCGGAGGACGGTGCCGCCGCGGCCTCCGTCGACACCCGGTTCACGGCACCCGACAGCCTCGTGTATGAGTCGGTTGCGGCAACCGCCGGTGGCCGGTACGAGACGCCGGATACGACCGCAGCCACTGCGGCGCTGGCCGAGACCGACAACACCGCGGCCACCGTGCGGATCGGATACCTGGGACCCGATCCGCGCCGTGCCGCGATCGTGGCTGCCGTGGCCGCGGCGTGCGCCCCGGCCGGAATTACCGTGCAGGACGCCGGGTCTGAAGAGTTCACTCCGTCGATGCTGCGAGACGGACAGGTGGACGCGCTGCTCGCGGGAACGGCGTCCGCTCCGGGCGCGGCCGGGACTGCGGCGCCGACTACCGCGATGTACGCACTTCGCGGCGGTAGCAGAAACAACTTCGGGGACTATGCCAACGGCCGGGTGGATCAGATCGTCGATCAGCTCGCGGTCGACAGCTCCACCGCAACACAGCTGTCCTTGTCCACCGAGGCCGAGAACATCCTGTGGTCGGAGGTGCCCACCGTGCCGTTGTTCAATCAGCCTCGCACCGTCGGGTTCGCGACGGGTCTGGAGGCCGGAGCGGTCAATCCGACGCGTTCCGGCGCCGGATGGAATATGGACAGGTGGGTTCTGCGGCGGTGA
- the secF gene encoding protein translocase subunit SecF, whose translation MSESTTSQAVSRADAESSLSDSGVDQASMPKHSLLSRLYTGTGAFEIIGRRRFYYILTGVIVLVSLLSILVRGFTLGIDFEGGSRIQFPVGDGVDTAQVEQVYSDALGMDAVTVQTVGSGSSATVQIRSEALDAAQVATLQDALYEQFQPKDSNGAVSKNTISVADVSETWGGQITKKALIALLVFLVLVSVYIAVRFERDMAIAAIIALFFDITVTAGVYSLVGFEVTPATVIGLLTILGFSLYDSVVVFDKVDENTRGILHLTRRTYAEQANLAVNQTLMRSINTTLIGILPVLALMVIAVWMLGVGTLKDLALVQLVGIVVGAYSSIFFATPLLVSLKERWGPVAAHTRKVLARRAALAEGGSVKAAAAATSATGVSAGATAGAAPRRAAGGAPRPGTRPTGKRHKKRH comes from the coding sequence ATGAGCGAATCGACCACCTCCCAGGCCGTATCCCGGGCGGACGCCGAATCCTCGCTGTCCGATTCGGGTGTCGACCAGGCGTCCATGCCGAAGCACAGCCTGCTCTCCCGGCTCTACACCGGAACCGGCGCATTCGAGATTATCGGGCGGCGACGCTTCTACTACATCCTGACGGGTGTGATCGTGCTCGTCTCCCTGCTGAGCATTCTCGTCCGAGGGTTCACCCTCGGTATCGACTTCGAGGGAGGCTCGCGTATCCAGTTCCCCGTGGGCGACGGCGTCGACACCGCGCAGGTGGAACAGGTCTACAGCGACGCACTCGGAATGGATGCCGTCACCGTGCAAACGGTGGGGTCGGGATCGAGTGCAACCGTGCAGATCCGGTCCGAGGCGCTCGATGCGGCTCAGGTGGCCACACTCCAGGATGCGTTGTACGAGCAGTTCCAGCCCAAGGACAGCAACGGCGCGGTGAGTAAGAACACCATCAGCGTCGCGGACGTCAGCGAGACGTGGGGAGGTCAAATCACCAAGAAGGCGTTGATCGCGCTGCTGGTGTTCCTCGTGCTCGTCAGCGTGTACATCGCCGTCCGATTCGAACGGGACATGGCGATCGCCGCGATAATCGCCCTGTTCTTCGACATCACCGTGACGGCCGGTGTGTATTCGCTGGTCGGTTTCGAGGTCACGCCCGCGACGGTCATCGGCCTGCTCACCATCCTCGGCTTCTCGCTCTACGACTCCGTGGTGGTGTTCGACAAGGTGGACGAGAACACCCGTGGCATTTTGCACCTGACCCGCCGCACGTACGCGGAGCAAGCGAACCTGGCGGTCAACCAGACACTGATGCGGTCGATCAATACGACGCTGATCGGCATCCTGCCGGTTCTCGCGCTGATGGTGATCGCGGTGTGGATGCTTGGTGTGGGCACCCTCAAGGATCTAGCGTTGGTTCAGCTCGTCGGCATCGTCGTCGGCGCGTATTCGTCGATCTTCTTCGCGACGCCGTTGCTGGTGTCACTCAAGGAGCGGTGGGGTCCCGTGGCAGCACACACACGTAAGGTGCTCGCTCGCCGAGCAGCGCTCGCGGAGGGCGGGTCGGTGAAGGCGGCCGCCGCCGCAACGTCCGCGACCGGAGTGAGCGCCGGGGCAACGGCGGGGGCCGCGCCGCGGCGTGCCGCCGGCGGTGCGCCCCGGCCCGGAACGCGTCCCACCGGGAAGCGCCACAAGAAGAGGCACTGA